One Klebsiella electrica genomic window, TCGCCGGCATGAACCTCCAGCTCGATATCCGTCAGGGCGGAGACCGCGCCGAAGTGCTTAGAAACATGACTCAGTTTCAAAATAGGTTGCCTGGTGCTGGCGACAATGTCTTGTTGTTGCGACATAAAAAAGACCTCAATGATGGCGAAACTACGCCCGTCGGCGACGACGGACGCAGGGGCAGCATTACTTCTCAATACCTAATTTCTGGCAGGCCGCGGTGTATTCACCGGTACACACCTGAGCGTAGGTCTGGATCTTTTTATCGAAAATTTCCGCTTTGATATTTTTGGCGGTGATGACCGCCGGGGTAAACAGCTGAGAAGGCGTGTTGTACAGCGTGGTGCTCGCCTGCGGTTTCTTACCCTGCATGAGTTCCACGGCCACTTTCGCCGCCGCGGCGGCAACGATTTCTGACGGTTTGGAGATGGTGTTGTACTGGTCGCCAGCGATGATGAGCTGCAGCGCGGCAATCGTCGCATCGTTACCGGTGACCGGCGGAACCGGCTGTACGCCGGCGGCTTTAAAGGCGGCAATGGCGCCGCCGCCGGTGCCGTCATTGGCCGCGACGACGCCTTTAATTTTGTCCCCGAAGCGGGTTATTTGCCCGGCGGCCCACTCCTGCGCTTTTGGCGGCGCCCATTCCGGCGTATCAAACTCCGCCAGCGTTTTATACCCCGACTCTTTCAGGCCGCGATGGATACCGTCGCGAATCAACCCGGCGGCGGCATCGGTCGGCGAGCCGTTAATTTGCAGAACGCCGGCATCTTTCGCCACGCCGCTCGCTTTCAGATGGTCGACCAACGATTTAGCAATCGCATAGCCGATACCTTCGTTATCAAACGAGACGTAAAAATCGGCAGGCTTGCCGGGGATCGGGCGATCGTAAGCGATCACTTTAACATCCTGAGCCTGGGCATTTTCGACCAGCGCCGCCGCCGCGGAGGAGTCCACCGGATCGAGGACGATAATTTTCGCCCCCTGGGCAATGACCGAATTGAACTGCTGCTGTTGCAGCGTCGCGCTGGCGTTAGCGTTTTGATAAATGACCTTACACTCTGCACACAGTTTGCTCATTTCCGCTTTGAAACCGGGGAAATCATGCTGCTCATAACGCGTGGAGGCCTGGTCGGGCATGAGAAATGCCACGGTAGCGGATTCGGCGGCTTGCGCCGAGGCGGCGATACCACCGGATATGGTGGCGAGTGCGATAAAAATATTACGGTAATTCATTATATTACCCTCTTTTTTATATGCTTGAGCCCGCCGGCCGGAGCCGACGTCATAAAGACTTTTTTAATAAGAGTTACTAATAATTCACATGTAGGATACTTCGGTTTTACATTTGCTCAACCGATGAAGCAGGATTACCACCGCGCTAAAACGGAGTCAAGAAATGGAAAAAAGTCGATGCGGATTTGTGATTGGCTGCAAAGAATTGCATAAAAAACGATCGGGCAATTTGACCGGTTCGCGGACAAAAAACGGACGGAGAAGTGGGGGAGCAAAGAACAACCACGGACGGTCGAGGACCGCCCGTGGGGATTACTCTTCGCTGAGAAACAGTTCCAGCAGCGAGTTTAAAAACAGCTTGCCGTGCTCGGTTATCTGCCAGTTGTGCTCATCTTCCGCCAGGTAGCCTTGGGCGATGGCGGCATCAATTTGCGGCCGGATCACGCATTCTTCCAGACCGGTATAGCGGCTGAATTCACTGCGTGGCGCCGCTTCCAGCAGACGGAAGCGGTTCATAAAGAACTCGAAGGGTTTGTCGGCGGCTGCCACGTCATGCTGGCGCTCGAGGTAGCGACCTTCCATATAGCCCCGCGGATGGCGCGTTTTTGCCGTACGCAGAATGCGCCCGCCCGGGAAGGTGATTTTCCCGTGCGCGCCGCAGCCGATACCAAGGTAGTCGCCAAAACGCCAGTAGTTGAGGTTGTGCTGGCACTGGTAGCCCGGCTTCGCGTAGGCCGAGGTCTCATACTGCTGATAACCTGCCGCCGTCAGCAGACGATGTCCCTGCTCAAAGATATCCCACAGGGCGTCGTCATCCGGCAGCACCGGCGGACGGGAGCCAAACAGGGTATTCGGCTCAATGGTCAGCTGATACCAGGAGAGATGCGGTGGATTCAGCTCGATGGCCTGACGCAGATCGTCCAGCGCCTCTTCCAGCGACTGGTCCGGCAGGCCGTGCATCAGGTCGAGATTGAAGCTGCGCAGCCCGAGACCACTGGCCAGTTGCGCCGCCCGTTTCGCCTCTGCGGGGCCGTGAATGCGGCCCAGGCGTTGTAGTTTCGGTTCGCTAAAGCTTTGCACGCCGATGGAGATGCGGTTGACGCCCGCCCGCTGGTACTCCACGAAGCGATCGGCCTCCACGGTGCCTGGGTTGGCCTCCATGGTGATCTCCGCACCCGCGGCCAGCGGCAGGCAGTCGCGCACGCCGTCGAGCAGGGTTTGCATCGCCGGCCCGGAGAGCAGGCTCGGCGTTCCTCCACCGATAAAAATCGTGCCGATCTCACGTCCCTGGGCGTAGGCGGCATCGGCCCGCAGGTCGGTCAGCAGATGCTGCACATAATCGTCGTGCGGCACCTCGCCTTTTAGCGCATGCGAGTTAAAGTCGCAGTACGGGCATTTCTGCACGCACCAGGGAATATGAATATACAGGCTCAGAGGCGGCAAATTAGCCATTACGTAATGCTTCCAGTAACAGTTTTAACGCGCGTCCGCGATGGGAAATCGCGCTTTTTTCTTCACGGCTCAGCTCCGCCGCGGTCTTGCCCTCGGACGGAACAAAGAAAATCGGATCGTAGCCGAAACCACCGTTGCCCGCCGCCTGACGGGTAATGACCCCGGGCCAGCTGCCGTGACAAACAACCGGCGTCGGGTCGGCAGCATGGCGCAGATAGACCAGCACGCAGTGGAACTGCGCCTGACGCTGGTCGTCCGGGACCTCCTTCAGGGCATCGAGCAGCTTTTCCAGGTTCTGCTGGTCGCTGGCGTCTTCCCCGGAGTAGCGAGCAGAATAGATCCCCGGCGCGCCGCCCAGCGCATCTACCGCAATCCCTGAGTCGTCGGCAATTGCCGGTAAACCGGTTATCTGCGCGGCATGACGGGCTTTCAGAATCGCATTTTCGATAAAGGTCAGTCCGGTTTCCTCGGCGGAATCTACGCCCAGATCGGTTTGCGCAACGATATCCAGTCCAAAATCTTCCAGCAGCGAGGCTAGCTCGCGAACTTTCCCGGCGTTACCGGTGGCGAGAACAACTTTTTGCATCATTAATCCTGTCTATTTTGTCAGTGCCGCGACCGCAGTCGGGATCTGTTGCGGGTTGATGATTTTTATCTGTTTGTGGCGGCCAAGCTCCCCTTTTTCAAGCAGAACCTGGCTTTTCGCGACACGAAACTGTTTGGCGAGGAATTTAACCAGGTGGGCATTGGCCTGGCCATCTACGGGGGGAGCGGTAATGGCGACTTTCAGTTCGTCGCCATGTAAACCAACGATGCTGTCACGGCTGGCCTTGGGCTGAATATACAGCCGCAACACCAGCCCGTCGGCGCAGGCTTCGACGGCACTCATAGCGCCATCCACAGCCCCGGAAGCAGGACGTTACCCGTCGCCTGCAGCAGTTCGGCGATGCCCATATTGACCACGTACAGCAGCAGCACCAGCACCATCGGCGAGAAGTCGATACCCCCCATCGACGGCAGCATTTTGCGGATCGGGCGCAGCAGCGGATCGGCCAGTTGCATCAGAACAAACTCCACCGGACTACGACCCTGGCTTACCCAGCTCATGATAGCCATCAGCAGCAGCACCCAGAATATCAGCAGGCCGACGGTCTTTATCAGAATCAGCAGCGCGGAGATCCAGATAATCGGCTGGAAGGTGACCACCATAAACAGCACGATGGCTTTCACGACGCAGAGAATAAAGGCGACCAGCAGCGAGGAGCTGTCGATGGGCCCCATGGCCGGGATAATGCGTCGCAGCGGCCCCACGACAGGCTGGGTGACCTTAACGATAAACTGCGAAAACGGGTTGTAAAAATCGCAGCGTGCCCACTGCATCCAGACGCGTAGCAACATGATCATCGTGTAGAGTTCAATGACCGTTGCCAGCAGGAAAGTCAACGTCTTCATGGCGTTCCTCAGATTCCTTAATTTTTGCTGTAGTCGCGCGCACCGAAAATTGCGGTACCGATGCGCACCATCGTGCTTCCCGCCGCGATTGCGGCTTCCATATCATCCGACATGCCCAAAGACAACGTATCGACCGTAGGGTATTGCGTTTTCAATCGCGCAAATGCTACCGCCATTTGTTGGGCCACGGCAAACTGCCTTACATATTCTGACTCAGGCGCCGGAATAGCCATTAACCCGCGTAGCTGCAGGTTGGGCAGAGCGGCAATCTCCGCTGCCAGCGCATCCAGCGCTGACAGCGGAAGGCCCGACTTGCTCTGTTCGTCACTAATGTTTATTTGAATCAAGACATTAAGCGGCGGAAGATGCGAAGGGCGCTGCTCGCTAAGCCGCATGGCGATTTTCAGACGATCGACGGTGTGGCACCAGTCAAAATGTTCCGCCACCAGACGACTTTTGTTGGACTGCAG contains:
- a CDS encoding ABC transporter substrate-binding protein, translating into MNYRNIFIALATISGGIAASAQAAESATVAFLMPDQASTRYEQHDFPGFKAEMSKLCAECKVIYQNANASATLQQQQFNSVIAQGAKIIVLDPVDSSAAAALVENAQAQDVKVIAYDRPIPGKPADFYVSFDNEGIGYAIAKSLVDHLKASGVAKDAGVLQINGSPTDAAAGLIRDGIHRGLKESGYKTLAEFDTPEWAPPKAQEWAAGQITRFGDKIKGVVAANDGTGGGAIAAFKAAGVQPVPPVTGNDATIAALQLIIAGDQYNTISKPSEIVAAAAAKVAVELMQGKKPQASTTLYNTPSQLFTPAVITAKNIKAEIFDKKIQTYAQVCTGEYTAACQKLGIEK
- the hemW gene encoding radical SAM family heme chaperone HemW codes for the protein MANLPPLSLYIHIPWCVQKCPYCDFNSHALKGEVPHDDYVQHLLTDLRADAAYAQGREIGTIFIGGGTPSLLSGPAMQTLLDGVRDCLPLAAGAEITMEANPGTVEADRFVEYQRAGVNRISIGVQSFSEPKLQRLGRIHGPAEAKRAAQLASGLGLRSFNLDLMHGLPDQSLEEALDDLRQAIELNPPHLSWYQLTIEPNTLFGSRPPVLPDDDALWDIFEQGHRLLTAAGYQQYETSAYAKPGYQCQHNLNYWRFGDYLGIGCGAHGKITFPGGRILRTAKTRHPRGYMEGRYLERQHDVAAADKPFEFFMNRFRLLEAAPRSEFSRYTGLEECVIRPQIDAAIAQGYLAEDEHNWQITEHGKLFLNSLLELFLSEE
- a CDS encoding XTP/dITP diphosphatase — protein: MQKVVLATGNAGKVRELASLLEDFGLDIVAQTDLGVDSAEETGLTFIENAILKARHAAQITGLPAIADDSGIAVDALGGAPGIYSARYSGEDASDQQNLEKLLDALKEVPDDQRQAQFHCVLVYLRHAADPTPVVCHGSWPGVITRQAAGNGGFGYDPIFFVPSEGKTAAELSREEKSAISHRGRALKLLLEALRNG
- the yggU gene encoding DUF167 family protein YggU, with amino-acid sequence MSAVEACADGLVLRLYIQPKASRDSIVGLHGDELKVAITAPPVDGQANAHLVKFLAKQFRVAKSQVLLEKGELGRHKQIKIINPQQIPTAVAALTK
- a CDS encoding YggT family protein — translated: MKTLTFLLATVIELYTMIMLLRVWMQWARCDFYNPFSQFIVKVTQPVVGPLRRIIPAMGPIDSSSLLVAFILCVVKAIVLFMVVTFQPIIWISALLILIKTVGLLIFWVLLLMAIMSWVSQGRSPVEFVLMQLADPLLRPIRKMLPSMGGIDFSPMVLVLLLYVVNMGIAELLQATGNVLLPGLWMAL
- a CDS encoding YggS family pyridoxal phosphate-dependent enzyme, producing the protein MNDIAHNLAQVRDKISDAAARCGRAPEEITLLAVSKTKPASAIEEAIAAGQVAFGENYVQEGVEKIRYFQEAGTCSLQWHFIGPLQSNKSRLVAEHFDWCHTVDRLKIAMRLSEQRPSHLPPLNVLIQINISDEQSKSGLPLSALDALAAEIAALPNLQLRGLMAIPAPESEYVRQFAVAQQMAVAFARLKTQYPTVDTLSLGMSDDMEAAIAAGSTMVRIGTAIFGARDYSKN